AGAATTCAGACGAGCAGCGCCCCCACCGGTCGCCGGCCGGACGCCCAAGGCCGCGCGGATGCGTCCCTGAACCGAGGGAAACTTCGGGAATATCCACGCCCCAGCGGCCCCGCCTTCCCGTTCACTGGACGGAGCGAAGGCTGGAGTGTACCATGCCGGCGGCCTCGGTCCGAGACCGTGACCTCCGGGAAGCCCTCCCGAACCGGCACCCTCGAGAGGACGCATGGGCATGGCCCAGCCGAAGATCAAGGAGATCGCCAAGCATGGCAAGCGTTGACCCGATCATCCTCTTTTTTCTTCTCGGCATCGCGGCGGGACTCCTGCGCTCGGACCTGCGGATCCCGTCGGCCATCTACGATTTCCTGAGCATCTACCTCCTGCTGGCGATCGGTCTGAAGGGGGGCGTCGAAATCTCCAAGTACTCGCTCCTCCCGCTCCTCCCCAAGATCGTCGCGGTCGTCAGCCTGGGCATCGTGCTGCCTCTGATCGCCTATCCCGTTCTCCGCCGCCTCGGAGGATTCAAGCGCGCCGACGCCGCCTCGGTCGCCGCCCACTACGGCTCGGTGAGCGTCGGAACCTACGCGGTGGCCCTGGCGTACCTGGCGACCCAGAAAGTGGAATACGAATCGTACACCACGCTCTTTCTCGCGCTTCTCGAGATGCCCGCGATCATCGTGGGCGTAACGCTGGCCCGCGGAATCGGAGGCCAGACGCCCTGGGGCCGGATGGCCCACGAAATCCTCACCGGAAAGGCGATCGTCTGCCTCCTGGGCGGACTGCTCATCGGGTGGATCGCGGGCCACGACGGCCTGAAGTCGATCGAGGGGTTCTTCTTCGACCTCTTTCGAGGCATGCTGGCCCTGTTTCTTCTGGAGATGGGACTGCTCTGCGCGGCCCAGATGGGCGCCCTGCGCCGGTACGGAGCTTTTCTCGTCGCCTTCGGCATCCTGATGCCGCTCTTCTCCTCGGTCGTGGGCTGCGCCCTCGGCCGCACGCTCGGACTGTCCCCCGGGGGCACGGCGCTCCTGGCGGTGATGGCCGCCAGCGCATCCTATATCGCGGTGCCCGCCGCCATGCGCATCTCGGTCCCCGAGGCCAATCCGACCCTGTCCCTGGCCGCGTCCCTGGGCGTCACCTTTCCCTTCAACGTGATGGTGGGCATTCCGCTCTACCTGGCAATGGCCCGGTGGATCCACGCCCGGACATGAGGTGCCGCATGAAGCCGCATATCGCAAAGCTCGTCACCATCATCACCGAACGGGTCATCGAACCCGAGATCATCCGCGAACTCGACGCCCTGGGCGCTCCCGGATATACGATCTCCGATGCCCGCGGCAAGGGACACCGGGGCGTTCGAGACGCCGGCTGGGAGCATGGAGAGAACATCCGCGTCGAGGTGGTATGCGAGGACCGACTGGCCCAGGCCATCGCCGACGTTCTCCGGGAACGCTATTATGAAAACTACGCCATGATTCTCTTCATCAGCGACGTGCAGGTCCTGCGGCCGGAGAAATTTTCCGGCGGGAAGGGAGAATCGCCATGAAGCCCCTGGTCGGCGTCATCATGGGCTCGGCCTCGGACTGGGACACCCTGCGCCACGCGGCGGAAACCCTCGAGGCCCTGTCGATCCCCTATGAGGTCGAGGTGGTCTCCGCCCACCGCACGCCGGACAAGCTGTTTCAGTACGCCGGAGACGCGGCGGCGCGGGGACTGGAAGTCCTCATCGCGGGCGCGGGAGGCGCCGCCCATCTGCCGGGGATGACGGCGGCCAAGACGGTCCTGCCGGTCCTGGGCGTACCCGTCGCGACCCCGGCGCTTCAAGGCATGGATTCCCTTCTCTCGATCGTCCAGATGCCCGCGGGCGTCCCCGTCGGCACCCTCGCCATCGGCCGGGCCGGCGCCGTCAACGCCGCCCTCCTCGCCGCGGCGATCCTCGGGAACAAATACCCCAGGATCCGCGAGGCCCTCGAGGAATACCGCCGCAAGCAGACGCAGGCCGTGCTCGACCGGCCGGATCCGCGAAAGGAAGGCCCATGATCGTGGGCATCCTGGGAGGCGGGCAGCTGGCCCGCATGCTGGCGCTGGCCGGAACCCCCCTGGGATTGAACTTCCGCTTCCTCGATCCCCAGCCGGACGCCTGCGCGTTTCCCCTCGGAGAGGCGCTCGTGGGCCCCTTCGACGATCCGTCTTCGCTCCAGAACCTCGCCCGGAACGCGCGGGTGGTCACCTACGAATTCGAGAACGTCCACGTCGGAGGCGTCGAACACCTCGCACGCCAGGTCCCCCTCCTTCCTCCGCCGGGCGCGCTGGCCGTCAAGCAGGACCGCCTGCGGGAAAAGCAGCTTTTCGTCGAACTGGGCCTTCCGACGGCGCGCTTCCGGCCGGTCCAGACGGAGCGCGACCTCCGCGAGGCGGCGCAGGCGTTCGGCTTCCCGCTGGTCCTCAAAACCCGCTCGCTCGGGTACGACGGAAAGGGACAGCGGATCGTCCGTGGAGAGGAGGAAATGGACGGCGCGCTCGCCCCTTTCGGAGGCAGCCCCCTCCTCGCGGAGGAGTACGTCCCCTTCGATCGCGAGGTGTCCGTCGTCGCCGTCCGCGGGACGTCCGGGAACATCGCATGCTATCCCCTCGTGGAGAACGTTCACCATCAGGGCATCCTGCACCGCTCGAGGCCCCGGCCCGGCGATCCGTTCGCCGCCTCCGCCGCCGAGTACGCGCAACGGCTCCTGACCCACTTCGACTACGTGGGGGTCCTGGCTGTGGAATTCTTCCAGGTGGGCGCGCGGCTCCTGGCCAACGAGTACGCTCCCCGCGTTCACAACACCGGCCATTGGACCCTCGAAGGCGCGGAAACCAGCCAGTTCGAGAACCACCTTCGCGCCATCCTCGGCTTCCCTCTGGGAGCCACATCGGCCGTCCGCCCCGTCGTCATGATCAATTGCATCGGAGGCCTTCCGGACCGGGCGCGCCTCCTGGAAATCCCCGGCGCGCACCTGCACGCGTACGGAAAGCCCCCGCGGCCGGGCCGCAAGGTGGGCCATGTCACCCTGCGGGCGACGGACGAACGCGACCTCGAGGAAAAACTTGAGAAGGTGAAACGTGTCTTCACGGACAGCGGCCTCTGGCCTTCGGCTTCGCCGCCGCCCCGGTAACCCCCTCCCCGCGCCCGGCCCCCGTAACGCCCGACCCCGCGCCGGCTCAGGCTTCGGGCGCCGAAATGATCAAAATCGCCCGCGAAACCCTGGAACCCTACCTGGCTTCTCTTCTGGGCGCCCCGGTCCGCATCCTCGCGCTGGAACCGCTCCGCCCCGACGGACCCGCCGGCGCCTCCAAGCGGTATGGGTATGGAGCCCCCCTGCGCGTCGAATACGAAGCCGCCGGCCGCCTCCGGCGCGCCGTTCTGACCACCGTCCGCCCCGGACCCTTCGGCCACGAGGACATGTCCGACCGCGCCCGCCTCCTCCTCTGGAGCCACCGCGCCTATAACCGACTGCCCCGCCACGCGCGGTCCCTCGACGTGGGAGCGATCCTCGCCCCCGGAAACCTCGTTTCGCTGGGCGCCGCCGAGGAGTTTTTCCTTCTGACGAACTTCATCGAAGGCCGCGGCTACCACGAGGACCTCGACGGGCTCAAGAATCTCGAGACGCCGTCCGCCCTGGACCTCGGCCGGGCCGACGCCCTCTGCGATTACCTCTGCGAGATCCACCGACTCCGCGGCCCCGACCCCGCGCTCTACACCCGCCGCATCCGCGAGCTCGTGGGCCACCCGGAGTGCGTCATGGGCCTCATCGACAGCTATCCGCGCCGCCACGGCTTCATCACGCGCGAGCTCCTCCAGGACGTGGAACGCCTCTGCGTGGAATGGCGCTGGCGCCTCAAGGACCTCACCTACCGTCTCCGCCAGGTCCACGGCGACTTCCATCCGTGGAACATCCTCTTCCACGGCCCCCGCGAATTCACCGTGCTCGACCGCTCCCGCGGGGAATGGGGCGAACCGGCCGACGACGTCGCCAGTCTGACCCTCAACTACCTCTTCTTCGCCCTGCGCCGCCGCGGCCGCCCGGAAGGGGCGCTCGACGTCCTCTTCCGAAGATTCTGGAGCCGCTATCTCTCCCGGAGCGGCGACCGCCAGATGCTCGAAGTGGTCCCTCCCTTTTTCGCCTTCCGCGCGCTCGTCCTGGCCAGCCCCCTCTGGTACCCGGACCTCCCCGAGTCCGTCCGGCGGCTCCTCTTCCGCTTCATGCGCAACGTCCTCCGGCATTCCCGCTTCGACCCCGAGCGCGTGCCCTCCTACCTCGAACGCGATCCGTGAGCTTCGCCGTCTGGATCACGGGCCCGCCCGCCGCCGGAAAGTCCACCCTCGCGGCGGCCGTTCGCCGGGCCCTGGCGGCGCGCGGCCTGCGGGTCGCCGTCCTCGAGTCCGACGCGGCCCGCCGCCGGCTCACGCCCCGCCCCCGCTACGACGAAAAGGAACGCGAAGCGTTCTACGCCGCCCTGGTCTGGATCGGAAAACTTCTCGTCGATCACGGCGTGCCGGTCCTCTTCGACGCCACCGCCCACCGGCGCCGGTGGCGCACCCGCGCGCGCCGCCGAATCCGCCGGTTCCTCGAGGTCTACGTCCGGTGCCCGCTCGACGTCCGCCGCGCGCGCGATCCCAAGGGACTCTACCGCAAGGCGCGGGAAGGCCGCGCCCCCGCCCTGCCGGGCGCCGGCGTCCCTTACGAGCCGCCCGAAGCCCCCGACCTCGTCGTGCGCGGAGACCGGGACGACCCCGGCGAGGCCGCCCGGCGAATCGTCCGGGAACTGGCCGCCCGCGGGTACCTCAAGTAGGATGGGTCCCCCATGGAATGGCTCTGGATCGCGGTCCTGGCCGCCGTCCTCTTCGCGGCCAGCCTTGCCGTCACCGCCGCGATCCTGGTCCGCCTCCCGGCCGACTACTTCGCCCGCCCGGTCCGCCCCCTGCGCCCGGCGGGAGGCTGGACGCCGCTGCGCCTCGCCGCCGTCGCGGCGCGAAACCTCGCGGGAATCGTGCTCGTCCTCCTGGGACTGCTTCTTTCGCTCCCCGGAGTCCCCGGCCAGGGACTCCTGACGATCCTGATCGGTCTTTTTCTCATCGATTTCCCGGGAAAGTACCGCCTGGAACGGAAAATCATCGGCCAACGATCGATTCGACGCTGGGTGAACCGCCTCCGCGCCCGCGCCGGCCGCCCGCCCTTCCAGGTGCCGAACGGCCCCGCGCCCTGATCAGGCCGTCTCGTCGAGTTCCCGCAGAAGCGCCGCCGGATCCACTTCGTCGGGCATCCGGAGATCCCCCCGCGGGGAGAGACTCACGGTCCCCACCTTGGGCCCCGGCGGAAGACACGTTCTCTTGAACTGCTGGCGGTAGAAACGCTCCAGGAACACCTTCAGCCACCGCCGAATCTCCGCCGGCCCGTGCGCGCCTGCGAACGCCAGCTCCGCCAGCGCCGCCAGCTTCCGGGGACGGAACCCGTGCCGCAGATGATGAAAGAGAAAAAAGTCGTGAAGGATATATGGCCCGATGAGCGACTCCGTGGCCTGCGCGATCTTCCCCTCGGGCGTGGGCGGCAGAAGCTCCGGCGAAATCGGCGTCGCCAGCACCCGCTCCAGAACCGCCCGCGTAGGTCCGTCCGCCATACGCTCCGCGTACCAGCGTACCAGGTGGCGCACCAGCGTCTTGGGAACCGAAGCGTTGACCGCGTACGAGGCCATGTGGTCGGCGTTGTAGGTGCACCACCCGAGGGCCAGCTCCGACATGTCCCCCGTGCCCACGACGATCCCGCGATGGCGGTTGGCCAGGTCGAAAAGAATCTGCGTGCGTTCCCGGGCCTGCGCGTTCTCGTAGACGAGATCGTGGACCGACGGGTCGTGCCCGATGTCCCGGAAATGCTGCTCCACGGCGCGCCCGATGGGGATCTCCCGGAACGAAACCCCGAGGCGGCCCGCCAGATCGGCCGCCTGGGCCCGCGTGGCTTCCGTGGTCCCCAACCCCGGCATGCTGACCGCCAGCGCCTGGACGGGCGGCCGCTTCAGCTTCCGCAGCGCCTCCACCGTCACCAGAAGCGCCAGCGTGGAATCCAGCCCGCCCGAAACCCCGACCACCGCCGCCTCCGCCCCGGCCGCCAGAAGACGCCGCGCCAGGCCCGTGGACTGAATCGCCAGAATCTCCCGCGCCCGCTCCCCGACCGTGGCCGGATCGTCCGGCACGAACGGAGTCCGCGAGTACGCGCGATCCAGGCGTCCCAGAGGCGGCGGCGGTCCCAGGCGCTCGACCGCATAGCCGGCGCGGGCCGGCGAGGATCCGAACGTGACGTTCCTGGCCCGCTCGAAGGCCAGCCGTTCCACATCCACGTCGGCCGTCAGGAGCCCCCCTTCGAACGCGAACCGCGGCCCCTCCGCCAGGATCGTCCCGTTCTCCGCCACGAGCGCATGGCCCCCGTAAACGACGTCCTTGGTGGATTCCAGGGGTCCGGCGGAGACGTACACGTAGGCCGCGTTCAGGCGGGCCGACTGCTGCCGGACCAGATCCCGGCGATAATCGGCCTTCGCCACAAGTTCGTTGCTGGCGTTGAGCCCGAGGATGACCTGAGCGCCCGCCAGCGCATGTTCGCCGCTCGGCGGAAGCGGCGCCCAGAGATCCTCGCAGACCTCCAGGGCGAAGAGGAGGCTCCCCACCTCGAAAAGCTGCCGCGCCCCCAGGCGGAAGGTCCCCAGAAGCCCGTCCGCCACCGTCGCCTCCACGCCCGCGCCGGAGCTGAACCAGCGCCGCTCGTAGAATTCGCCGTAGTTCGGAAGATGGATTTTGGGCACCGTGCCCCGGACGCGCCCGCCGTGCAGGACGAACGCGCAGTTATACAGCCGGCCGTCCGGAGCCCGGTACGGCGCCCCCACCGCCAGCGCCAGGGGAAGCTCGGCCGTCCGGTCCGCCAGCTCCCGGAGCGCTTCCCGCGCGCGCGCCAGGAGCCCCTCCGAGTGGAAAAGGTCCTCGCAGGTGTAGCCCGTCAACGCCAGCTCGGGGAACGCCGCCACGCACGCCCCGCGCTCCGCCGCCCGCCGGGCCCAGAGGGCGATCTCGGCGGCGTTCCGGGCGGGATCGGCCAGATGAACCGGGGGACTCGCCGCCGCGACGCGATAGAAGCCCAGCGCACCGTAGTCCACGCGCATAGTATAGGGGGAATCGCCGCGGAAGGAGAGAAAATGGGAACCGCGTCCGGCGCTTGCGGAGCAGGCCCTTCCGGCGCTAAGCTGTCCGGACGCGTTCCGCCGAAGAACGCAAGGGAGGCCATCCGATGAAAGCGCTCGTCTACACGGCCCCGCGGCGCGTCGAGATCCAGGACCTTCCGCGCCCCGAACCGCGTCCCGGGGAGGTCCTTCTCCGCGTGGCGCTCACCGGCGTGTGCGGCTCGGACATCCACGGGTTCCTGGGCAAGAGCGAGCGCCGCAAGCCGGGGCTCGTCCTCGGCCACGAGGCGGTGGCGACCGTGGCCCAGGTCCACCCGGGCGTTTCCGGCTGGGAACCGGGCCGGCGCGCCGTGGTGAACCCGCTCCTGAGCTGCGGCGCCTGCCCCTCCTGCCTGGCGGGACGCCAGAATCTCTGCTCCACGTGGCAGCTCCTCGGCATGGACCGCCGCCAGGGGACCTACGCCGAGTACGTGGCCGTCCCCGCCGCGCAGCTCTATCCCGTCTCCGACACGCTCCCGGACGCCGCCGCGGTCCTCGCCGAGCCGCTGGCCAACGTGGTCCACTTCTACCGGATCTCGGTGACGGAGACCCCGGAAACGGCCGCCATCCTCGGCGTCGGAACGATCGGGACGCTGGCGCTTCTCCTGGGACGCCTGCGCGGAATCGGAAAGATCGTCGTCCTCGACCGGAACGCCGACCGCCTGCGGACGGCGCGCGAGCTGGGCGCGGACCTGGCGCTGGATACGCGGGAGCCGGGAGCGATCGAGGAAGCCCGCCGCTTCCTGGGGGACGGCGCCGAGTACGTCGTCGAGGCCGCGGGGCACGCCGAATCGCGCCGCGCGGCCGTGGCGCTCTGCCGCAAGGGCGGCCGGATCGTCTTCATCGGCATGGCCGACATGGAAACGAGCCTCCCCTGGATCGAGATGATCCGGGACGAAAAGGCCGTTCTGACGACCTTCGGATACACCCCCCGGGATTTCGCCGCGGCGCTGCGGCTTCTGGAGGCGGGCCGGATCCGGCTCGACCGCTGGACGGAGATCCGCCCGCTCGAGGAAGGCCAGGAGGCGTTCGTCAAGATCGCCGACGCGCCCGGCAACGTTCTCAAGATGGCGTTCCGGGTGTGATGCCGGCTCCTCATTTTGTTGCGCGCCGGGCCGCGGACGGGCTATCCTTTCCGGGACTTCCATGATCCACGGTTACAACCTCTACGTCGTTCCGCGCGACCCCGCCTTCCGCCCCACGCCGGCCCAGGTCCAGGAGACGGTCAAGTACCTCGTGGAGCGCCTGGATCTGGAGGGCCGCGAGTTCAGCGTGGACGGCGAGGACGAGCTGCCCCTCCAGGACGCCCTCGAGCGCCTGCGGGCGGCGGCCGGGTCTCCGACCGGCGGAGCGGAATGCCTGGTGTCCTTCGACGATCTGCTGTCGGGGGAGCTTTTCGGCTACGACCCCGAATCGGAAACGCCCGACGAGAACTACTGGGCGGACGAGCTGAAGATCCAGATCAACGGCGCCCCCTTCCCCTACGCCGACTGGGAGTACGAGGACGCCTGCTGTCCCAAGTGCGGCACCCGCATCGAGCAGATCGCCGATCTCCTCGTGGAGCTGCGGGTGACCCTCGAGCCCGTGCGCTGCGGCTGCGGCGCCGCCACGCCGCCGCACGAGCTGCGGATGACGAGCGGCGTGCGCCTGGCCCAGTTCGCCGTGGCCTTCCTGGGCAACCGCGGATGGCTCCACGAGGTGGAGGACGACCGCGAGGCCTTCAAGGACGACAGCTTCCTCCCCGCGCTCGAGGAGATCCTGGGCACCGATCTCGAAGTGCTGGCGATTTCCACGTAAGAGGCGGATCGCCGGAGGGGAAACAAAAAGCGCTCCTTACCCCACCTCGATCCGCCGGCGGGCCGGCGCCGGAACGCGCTCGCCGGGCGTGAGGATCCCGCGGTAGTTGAGGGGATCCGCCGCGGCCACCGAAATCGGCCCGCCCTCCGTCCCGCGCTTGCGCACCGCCCGAAGCAGCGCCACGGCCTCCGGAAGCGCGTACTGCTCCCCGGAAAAGCCCGCCACAAAACGGCCGCCCCGAACCTCGCCGCGCAGCTCCCATCTCCGGTAGACCCGCACCAGATCGCGCCACGGCACCGGCTGGCGCTCGCGATCGAGGACCCGCCGGAAGACCACCCCCGTGCGGCGAAGCAGCTGCCGCGCCACGAATTCGACCGCCTCTTCCGAAAAGGGACCGTCGGTCGTCCTTCCCGCGTCTCCGCGAAACAGGCTCCAGCGGCCGGGCACCGCCGCCGGCCCGCGGCGACGCGAGGCCGGAACCAGGAGCCAGCGCAAGCCCCCGAACGAGTCGCACGTCGCCAGCCCCCGGCCGATGAGCTCCCCCAGCGCCCGCTCCAGGTGCTCCGGCAGAAGCCCCGCGGCGCGGCCGAGCTCCTGAAGGAAGAGCGCCCCGCGCAAAACGAGCGCCTCCCAGGCCTGCCGCGCCGGTCCCGAAAGCCCCTCGCGATCCGCCGGAGGGGCCAATCCCCGCCACCGCTCCGCCTCCTCGCGCGGCAGAAGACACACGGGCGTCGTCCGAATCGCCGCCGCGCCGCTGCCCCACAACCGCCCCCAGACGACCTCCCCGGAAAGCGTGAGCTGGTCCAGCCATTCGCGGCGGTACTCCCGCACCCGGGCCGGCAGGACCGAGCCCTCCCACGCCGCCGCGGGAATCTCCACCCCCGCCAGCTGCCGGACGACGTCCAGAAGCCCCCGCGGACCTTCCGCCCGATGCTCCGCGTCCACGTGCTGCCAGCAGGCCAGGAACCGCAGAAACTCGG
Above is a window of Planctomycetota bacterium DNA encoding:
- a CDS encoding sodium-dependent bicarbonate transport family permease translates to MASVDPIILFFLLGIAAGLLRSDLRIPSAIYDFLSIYLLLAIGLKGGVEISKYSLLPLLPKIVAVVSLGIVLPLIAYPVLRRLGGFKRADAASVAAHYGSVSVGTYAVALAYLATQKVEYESYTTLFLALLEMPAIIVGVTLARGIGGQTPWGRMAHEILTGKAIVCLLGGLLIGWIAGHDGLKSIEGFFFDLFRGMLALFLLEMGLLCAAQMGALRRYGAFLVAFGILMPLFSSVVGCALGRTLGLSPGGTALLAVMAASASYIAVPAAMRISVPEANPTLSLAASLGVTFPFNVMVGIPLYLAMARWIHART
- a CDS encoding transcriptional regulator: MKPHIAKLVTIITERVIEPEIIRELDALGAPGYTISDARGKGHRGVRDAGWEHGENIRVEVVCEDRLAQAIADVLRERYYENYAMILFISDVQVLRPEKFSGGKGESP
- the purE gene encoding 5-(carboxyamino)imidazole ribonucleotide mutase; its protein translation is MKPLVGVIMGSASDWDTLRHAAETLEALSIPYEVEVVSAHRTPDKLFQYAGDAAARGLEVLIAGAGGAAHLPGMTAAKTVLPVLGVPVATPALQGMDSLLSIVQMPAGVPVGTLAIGRAGAVNAALLAAAILGNKYPRIREALEEYRRKQTQAVLDRPDPRKEGP
- a CDS encoding 5-(carboxyamino)imidazole ribonucleotide synthase, translated to MIVGILGGGQLARMLALAGTPLGLNFRFLDPQPDACAFPLGEALVGPFDDPSSLQNLARNARVVTYEFENVHVGGVEHLARQVPLLPPPGALAVKQDRLREKQLFVELGLPTARFRPVQTERDLREAAQAFGFPLVLKTRSLGYDGKGQRIVRGEEEMDGALAPFGGSPLLAEEYVPFDREVSVVAVRGTSGNIACYPLVENVHHQGILHRSRPRPGDPFAASAAEYAQRLLTHFDYVGVLAVEFFQVGARLLANEYAPRVHNTGHWTLEGAETSQFENHLRAILGFPLGATSAVRPVVMINCIGGLPDRARLLEIPGAHLHAYGKPPRPGRKVGHVTLRATDERDLEEKLEKVKRVFTDSGLWPSASPPPR
- a CDS encoding phosphotransferase is translated as MIKIARETLEPYLASLLGAPVRILALEPLRPDGPAGASKRYGYGAPLRVEYEAAGRLRRAVLTTVRPGPFGHEDMSDRARLLLWSHRAYNRLPRHARSLDVGAILAPGNLVSLGAAEEFFLLTNFIEGRGYHEDLDGLKNLETPSALDLGRADALCDYLCEIHRLRGPDPALYTRRIRELVGHPECVMGLIDSYPRRHGFITRELLQDVERLCVEWRWRLKDLTYRLRQVHGDFHPWNILFHGPREFTVLDRSRGEWGEPADDVASLTLNYLFFALRRRGRPEGALDVLFRRFWSRYLSRSGDRQMLEVVPPFFAFRALVLASPLWYPDLPESVRRLLFRFMRNVLRHSRFDPERVPSYLERDP
- the cysC gene encoding adenylyl-sulfate kinase — its product is MSFAVWITGPPAAGKSTLAAAVRRALAARGLRVAVLESDAARRRLTPRPRYDEKEREAFYAALVWIGKLLVDHGVPVLFDATAHRRRWRTRARRRIRRFLEVYVRCPLDVRRARDPKGLYRKAREGRAPALPGAGVPYEPPEAPDLVVRGDRDDPGEAARRIVRELAARGYLK
- a CDS encoding NAD(+) synthase produces the protein MDYGALGFYRVAAASPPVHLADPARNAAEIALWARRAAERGACVAAFPELALTGYTCEDLFHSEGLLARAREALRELADRTAELPLALAVGAPYRAPDGRLYNCAFVLHGGRVRGTVPKIHLPNYGEFYERRWFSSGAGVEATVADGLLGTFRLGARQLFEVGSLLFALEVCEDLWAPLPPSGEHALAGAQVILGLNASNELVAKADYRRDLVRQQSARLNAAYVYVSAGPLESTKDVVYGGHALVAENGTILAEGPRFAFEGGLLTADVDVERLAFERARNVTFGSSPARAGYAVERLGPPPPLGRLDRAYSRTPFVPDDPATVGERAREILAIQSTGLARRLLAAGAEAAVVGVSGGLDSTLALLVTVEALRKLKRPPVQALAVSMPGLGTTEATRAQAADLAGRLGVSFREIPIGRAVEQHFRDIGHDPSVHDLVYENAQARERTQILFDLANRHRGIVVGTGDMSELALGWCTYNADHMASYAVNASVPKTLVRHLVRWYAERMADGPTRAVLERVLATPISPELLPPTPEGKIAQATESLIGPYILHDFFLFHHLRHGFRPRKLAALAELAFAGAHGPAEIRRWLKVFLERFYRQQFKRTCLPPGPKVGTVSLSPRGDLRMPDEVDPAALLRELDETA
- a CDS encoding alcohol dehydrogenase catalytic domain-containing protein; protein product: MKALVYTAPRRVEIQDLPRPEPRPGEVLLRVALTGVCGSDIHGFLGKSERRKPGLVLGHEAVATVAQVHPGVSGWEPGRRAVVNPLLSCGACPSCLAGRQNLCSTWQLLGMDRRQGTYAEYVAVPAAQLYPVSDTLPDAAAVLAEPLANVVHFYRISVTETPETAAILGVGTIGTLALLLGRLRGIGKIVVLDRNADRLRTARELGADLALDTREPGAIEEARRFLGDGAEYVVEAAGHAESRRAAVALCRKGGRIVFIGMADMETSLPWIEMIRDEKAVLTTFGYTPRDFAAALRLLEAGRIRLDRWTEIRPLEEGQEAFVKIADAPGNVLKMAFRV